A window of the Oncorhynchus masou masou isolate Uvic2021 chromosome 13, UVic_Omas_1.1, whole genome shotgun sequence genome harbors these coding sequences:
- the LOC135553151 gene encoding LOW QUALITY PROTEIN: phosphatidylinositol 3,4,5-trisphosphate 5-phosphatase 2A-like (The sequence of the model RefSeq protein was modified relative to this genomic sequence to represent the inferred CDS: inserted 1 base in 1 codon) encodes MAGGGGVSPLGLAPPLWYHRDLSRAAAEELLARAGRDGSFLVRDSESVNGAYALCVLFQKHVHTYRVLPDEEGFLAVQTSQGVQPKRFKSLPELVLLYLQPSQGLVSTLLYPVDREESIPEDRDYSDGEDEKPPLPPRSASTPPTGSSPETPTDSAPAANGLSTISHEYLKGSYALDLQAVKQGASSLPHLNKTLVSSCKRLNGEVDKVLSGLEILSKVFDQQSAFIVSKMIQQSVNQGGDQELENLVTKLAILKDLLSSIEKKALKAVQDMSLSTLSSPPPLTRHSKTIPVQAFEVKLDVYLADLTKIGKSQKHSLSVDVEGGKLVVMKRMKDNQEDWNTFTHHKIRQLIKSQRVQNKLGIVFEKDKEKSQRKDFIFASAKKREAFCQLLQLMKNKHSNQDEPDMISIYIGTWNMGSVPSPKAVGSWLLCRGLGKTLDEMTVTIPHDLYVFGTQENSVCDREWVDSLRTALKEHTELDYKPIAVQTLWNIKIAVLVKPEHENRISHVGVSSVKTGIANTLGNKGAVGVSFMFNGTSFGFVNCHLTSGNEKIARRNQNYLDILRLLSLGDKQLSSFDISLRFTHLFWLGDLNYRLDMDIQEILNYINRKEFDPLLKVDQLNLEREKNKVFLRFAEEEISYPPTYRYERGSRDTYVWQKQKATGMRTNVPSWCDRILWKSYPETHIVCNSYGCTDDMVTSDHSPVFGTFEVGVTSQFVSKKGLPKSSEQAYIEFENIEAIVKTASRTKFFIEFYSTCLEEFKKSYENDSQSSDNVNFLRVGWTNKQLTTLKPLLSEIEYLQDQHLLLTVKSLDGYESYGECVLALKSMIGSTAQQFHTYLSHRGEETGNIRGSMRVRVPAERTGTRERLYEWISVDKDETGGPKGRSLLPTRSGHDYVKPSLTRKDVGAELGKVSEEVERSTKEEGTAARAKQDSAEGDPSTCKNNSYNNPAYYILEGVPNQSAASLSSELLPTPCSPPAGKALPPGGGRGKPPSGSSQPRRHNSAGHPVRPISEEGSQEDDGSVGVGSGGGAAHGGGVGGTLNRPPPDFPPPXPKGVLEMADTSFSKPRPLYPDLAEVKIPAANPSPAFVLGEGFRRGTGGAGGLDDQSCSVLQMARTLSESEYPPPPRAPSAPPHLRGQGLGDACRTFPPRAPITESIAEDLPEEALWGSSSSSLSVGESSVGEWLQSLGLERYEEGLLHHGWDDLEFLSDITEEDLEEAGVLDPSHKRILLESLRQQK; translated from the exons ttTCCAGAAGCATGTCCACACCTATAGGGTCCTACCAGATGAAGAAGGATTCTTGGCAGTCCAG acTTCTCAGGGGGTGCAGCCTAAGCGGTTTAAGAGCCTCCCAGAGCTGGTCCTGTTGTACCTCCAGCCCAGCCAGGGACTGGTCAGCACTCTACTGTACCccgtagacagagaggagagcatcCCAGAGGACAGGGACTACTCAG ATGGGGAAGATGAGAAGCCACCACTTCCTCCTCGTTCCGCCTCCACACCACCTACAGGCTCCTCCCCAGAGACACCCACCGACAG CGCCCCTGCTGCTAACGGCCTGAGCACCATTTCCCATGAATATCTGAAGGGAAGCTACGCTCTGGACCTGCAGGCTGTCAAACAGGGAGCCAGCTCTCTGCCCCACCTCAACAAGACACTGGTGTCCTCCTGCAAACGCCTCAACGg ggaagtGGATAAGGTTCTGTCTGGACTGGAGATCCTGTCCAAGGTGTTTGACCAGCAGAGTGCCTTCATAGTGTCCAAGATGATACAGCAG TCGGTGAATCAGGGTGGAGATCAGGAGTTGGAGAATCTGGTTACTAAACTGGCCATCCTCAAAGACTTACTGTCTTCTATAGAGAAGAAG GCTCTGAAGGCTGTGCAAGATATGAGTttgtccactctctcttctcctcctcctctcacacgcCACAGCAAAACCATCCCTGTACAGGCCTTTGag gTGAAGTTGGATGTGTACCTGGCAGACCTGACTAAAATAGGGAAGAGTCAGAAGCACAGTCTGTCTGTGGACGTGGAGGGAGGGAAGCTAGTTGTGATGAAGAGGATGAAGGACAACCAGGAGGACTGGAACACCTTCACACACCACAaga TCCGTCAGCTGATAAAGTCTCAACGTGTTCAGAACAAGCTGGGCATCGTGTTTGAGAAGGACAAGGAGAAGAGCCAGAGGAAAGACTTCATCTTCGCCAGCGCTaag AAGCGGGAGGCTTTTTGTCAGCTGCTGCAGCTGATGAAGAACAAACATTCCAACCAGGACGAGCCAGACATGATCTCCATCTACATAGGGACCTGGAACATGg gttctgTTCCCTCCCCCAAGGCGGTGGGTTCCTGGCTGTTGTGTCGTGGGCTGGGGAAGACGCTGGATGAGATGACCGTAACCATTCCTCATGACCTCTACGTGTTCGGAACGCAGGAGAACTCTGTGTGTGACCGTGAGTGGGTCGACTCACTCCGCACCGCACTCAAAGAACACACAGAGCTGGATTACAAACCG ATCGCGGTCCAGACTCTGTGGAACATTAAGATAGCGGTACTGGTGAAACCAGAACATGAAAACCGCATCAGTCATGTGGGAGTGTCCAGTGTTAAAACAGGCATTGCTAATACGCTGG GTAACAAAGGGGCAGTGGGCGTGTCTTTCATGTTTAATGGAACTTCCTTCGGCTTTGTGAACTGTCACCTGACATCAGGCAACGAAAAGATCGCCAG GAGGAACCAGAACTACCTGGATATCCTACGGCTGCTCTCTCTAGGAGATAAACAGCTGAGCTCCTTTGACATCTCTCTACGCTTCACACACCTCTTCTGGCTGGGAGACCTCAACTACAGGCTGGACATGGACATACAG gaGATCCTGAACTACATCAACCGGAAAGAGTTTGATCCTCTGCTGAAGGTGGACCAGctgaacctggagagagagaagaacaaggTGTTCCTGCGCTttg CGGAGGAGGAGATAtcctacccacccacctaccGGTATGAACGTGGGTCTAGGGATACATACGTGTGGCAGAAACAGAAGGCCACAGGG atgaggactaaCGTCCCGTCTTGGTGTGACAGGATCCTATGGAAGTCTTACCCTGAGACTCACATTGTCTGTAACTCCTATG GCTGCACAGATGACATGGTGACCAGTGACCACTCCCCAGTTTTCGGTACGTTTGAGGTGGGGGTCACCTCGCAGTTTGTCTCCAAGAAAG gtctgccTAAGTCCTCTGAACAGGCCTATATAGAGTTTGAGAATATTGAGGCCATTGTGAAGACGGCCAGTAGAACCAAGTTCTTCATCGAGTTCTACTCTACCTGCCTggagg agtTTAAGAAGAGTTATGAGAATGACAGTCAAAGTAGTGACAACGTCAACTTCCTGCGTGTGGGCTGGACCAATAAGCAGCTGACCACGCTGAAGCCCCTCCTCTCTGAGATAGAATATCTCCAGGACCAACACCTGCTGCTCACCGTCAAATCACTGGATGGATACGAGTCTTATG gagagtgtgtgttggctctGAAGTCCATGATAGGCAGTACGGCACAGCAGTTCCATACCTACCTGTCCCacagaggggaggagacgggCAACATCAGAGGTTCTATGAGGGTCCGCGTGCCAGCAGAGAGGACGGGCACCAGGGAGAGGCTCTATG AGTGGATCAGTGTGGATAAAGATGAGACGGGAGGACCCAAAGGCAGATCCCTTCTGCCCACCCGATCAGGACACGACTATGTCAA GCCGTCTTTGACACGCAAAGATGTGGGGGCGGAGCTTGGAAAGGTGAgcgaggaagtggagaggagcaCCAAGGAAGAGGGGACTgcagccag ggcTAAGCAGGATTCTGCAGAGGGAGACCCCTCCACCTGTAAAAACAACAGCTACAATAACCCCGCCTACTACATCCTGGAGGGCGTTCCTAACCAATCAGCTGCTTCCCTGTCCTCAGAGCTCCTCCCCACCCCCTGCTCCCCCCCGGCCGGTAAGGCACTCCCGCCTGGAGGGGGCAGAGGAAAGCCCCCCTCAGGGTCATCCCAACCCCGCAGGCACAACTCGGCTGGGCACCCTGTCCGGCCCATCAGTGAGGAAGGGTCCCAAGAGGATGATGGGAGTGTGggggtggggtcagggggaggggcaGCCCATGGGGGAGGAGTGGGAGGCACACTGAACCGTCCTCCTCCTGacttcccccccc tccctaaaGGAGTATTGGAGATGGCCGACACCTCCTTCTCTAAACCCCGCCCCCTGTACCCCGACCTGGCCGAGGTGAAGATCCCCGCAGCCAATCCCAGTCCTGCCTTTGTCCTGGGggagggctttaggaggggaacGGGAGGGGCCGGGGGGCTGGACGACCAATCGTGTTCGGTGCTGCAGATGGCGAGGACACTGAGTGAGAGCGAGTACCCCCCTCCTCCCCGTGCCCCCTCTGCACCCCCCCACCTCAGAGGCCAGGGGTTGGGGGACGCCTGTCGCACCTTCCCTCCCCGAGCCCCCATCACAGAGAGTATCGCTGAAGACCTAccagaggag gcgctGTGGGGAAGCAGTAGCTCGTCTCTCTCCGTGGGGGAGTCGTCTGTGGGAGAGTGGCTCCAGAGTCTGGGCCTGGAGCGCTATGAGGAGGGGCTGCTACACCACGGCTGGGACGACCTGGAGTTCCTCAG TGACATCACAGAGGAGGACTTGGAGGAGGCGGGCGTTCTAGATCCCTCTCACAAAAGGATTCTGCTGGAGAGCCTGAGACAGCAGAAGTGA